The Methanomassiliicoccus sp. genome segment TCCTCTGACGTAGCGTTCTGCCTTACCGTGAGCTGGGTAAACTCTTCCTTGACAGCTGACAGTTCCCCACTGACGCTCTCCAGCTCGCTGTTCTTCCTTTCCAATTCTTCTGTGGAACGCTGCTGAAGCTCCCTGATCTGGGCTAGCTCCGACCGGGCAGCCTCTAGCTCCTCGGTGGTCGTGGTGAGCGCCTGTTCCTTCTCATCCCGCTCTTGAGCGGTTATCTGGTGCTGGTCCTTCTCCTGTGCAAGGTCCTGGACCATCTTGTCGAGTTCTTCCTTTACGAGCTGGTGTTCGGTACGGACCTCTTCCAGTTCCTTTATTCGCAGCTCCAGCTCCTCCTTGTTCAGCTGATGTTGGTCCCTTTCCAGGGTCAGGTCCGATCCCCTCTGCTCCAGTTCACGGGTCAGCACGAACACCTGGCTCTGGGCGCGGTTCAGGTCCTGGACCAGGGCGTTCTTCTCAGCCACGGCCGCACTAGCCTTGGTTGCCAAGCCCTCGCCCTCTGCCTTAGATGCTGCCAGCCATGATTCTCTCTGCGATAGTGCCTCGCGGAGGCCGAAGATGATGGTCTCGTTGACGTTCTGGTCCGAGGTGAGCTGTGTCCTTTGTTTCATCAGCTCCCCCAGTCTGCCCTTATGGCCATCGACCTCTGTGAGAGCCGAGACCAGCTGCTCCTCCTTGAGCTTCCGCTCCTCTTCCTCGCGCTCCGCCTGGGCCCGCAGCTCCTCGATCTCCCGGTCCTTGACCCGGGCGAGGTCGTCCAGCTGCTCCTTGGCCCATATTAGTTGAGAGTTCTCGCCCTCCAGCCTCCCCTTGGCATCTTGGAGCGTCTGCCGCTCCTCCGTTAGGGTGACCACTTCCGCTTTGGATGCTTCCAGTTGAGCACTGAGGTCTGCTGCGAGCGCGCTCTTTTCCTCCAGCTGTTCCTTGATCCGCGCATTCTCTTCGCACGCGCAATCCAGCTCGTCCTGCTTCCGCTCCATTTCGTCGGACAGCCCTGCAGCCTCATCCTCCTTGGAGGAAAGCTCGCTCTTGAGCGCCTTTACGGCAGCGAGGGCCTCGGTGAGGCTGGTAGACTTCGATTCCAGCTCTTCGGTAGTCTGGGTCAGGTCCTTGGTCCTGAGGTCCAGGTCCTCTTTCGCTTTCAGGTGCAGGTCCGTGACCTGTTTCAGCTCTTCATCTCTAGAGGCCAGGGACTCGTTGGCCTTCTGCAGATCGGCGTTGAGCTTCTCCACCTGCTGATGCAGCGTTATGAGCTCCTCGGCCTTCTGCGCCACGGCCTCCTCTACTCCGGAGAGGGATTCCCTTACCCCGCCCAGCTCCAAGGTTTGGGACTTGAAGCTCGCGGCCAGTGTTAACAGCTCCCCTTCTTTCCCCTGCAGCGCCTTCTGTACCTCGGAGAGAGCGCTCTGGGTGGTGATCAGTTCAGCATCCTTGTCCTCCAGGTTCTGCCGGATCAGGGTCAGGCTGGCCTTCTGCTCCTCGAGCTCGGCCTGTTTGGCCTCGGCCGCGGCCCGGGCCTCCGTAAGCTCCTCTTCCCGCATTTGCAGGGCATCGCGCAGCCCGCCGAGCTCCTCAGAGGTCTTGGTCAGCTCTGCCTGGCTTGACCTCAGTGATTCCTTTATGGACTGGGTCGCGGTGTCCCGCTCCGCCTGCTGGGCCTTGAGCTGAGATATGGCCACCTCCAGCGACTCGATACGGCTGTCCCTCTCCTGCACCTTGGCCAACGATTCCTCCACCCGTTTGTGGCTCTCCTCGATGGCCTGCTTGGCGGTGATCCGACCTGTGATGTCACGGTCTATGCCCCGGTATCCCAGGAACTTGCCGTCCCTGCCGAAGTGGGGCATGCCGTTCATCTCGAGGTAGACAGTGCGGCCATCTGGATGCTTGGCCTGCTTCTCCAAGGCGGTAATGGGTACGTGCGCCGCCATGGTCTTGGTGAGAATGTTGGAGATGTGCTCCGCGCTTTCCTTGGTTATGAGGTCCAGGGGGGAGCGGCCCACAACGTCCTCGGGCAGTAGGCCCAGTAATTCCTTGACCCTCGCCGAGGACCAAGTGTAGGCCCCGTTCTCGTCCATCTCCCAGGACCAGTCCGAGGACCGCTCCGAGAGATCGTTGAACCTTATCTGCTGCTTGTCCAGTTCCTCCTCTGCGGACTTCCGGGCCGCGTTCTCCTCGCTCAGACGTCGGCGTATCTCATCTATCGCCTGGTCTCGGTTCTGGATGTCCGATTCGGCACTGTTGTGGAGGCGGATGCTATCGAGCATCCGTTCCAGCTCCAGCTCCGAGTAGTCGTCACGGAGCAGTCTGTCCGTGGGTACGTAGAACATGTTGTTGTTTATCGAGCCCTCAGAGACCACCCGGGGGTGGGCATGCAAGGCGACTATCAGAGAGGACGGAGAGAATATCCTCCGATCGTACTGGCAGATGATCCTCAGGGATATGCCAGGATTGAACACGTTCAATTTGGCCTCATATTCCGGCCACTTCTCCACACCGGCCACCTTCTCCTGGGTCCATGTCATGTCGGATATGATCCGCATGGCCGTGAACCCGTAGGACTTGGCGAGCTCGGCCACGTTGCCGATGACCTTCATGGTCCAATCGGGGTCGAAGTATCCCCGCTTGAAGTACATCTCCTTCTTGTGAGTGAGGATCAGCCCTCCGTTGCCGATGGCCTTGTCCACATCGATGTTCTCGGCCTTCAGCGCCTCCACCATGTCGGTGTCGTCCTCCTCGTTGGAGATATATAAGCAGATCTCACCCTTCTCCAGACCTACGCGTATCAACGGTGTGACCGCCGAGAGCCGCTCCTCTGGGGTCTCGTAGATTAGGGCTATGTGATCTCCAATTAAATGCTGGTCGGCCTCTGATCCCGTCAAGGGCCGGTCATTGTTCATATTGACCATTATGTGCATCCTCCTAGGCCCCGATCGGGAATCGGGGAATCCCATCAATACCGTCGCCCCCCAGCAACATTTCGGGACATAAACCCTCGCCCCAGGCCATCATGTTTTGGGCATGTCGGAGGCGGGGTCTCCGCCCTCGGTAAACGACGCTATTCCCGGGGGTATAGCGGTAGGAAGGGGCATATCCTTATGTGCGCTGGCATGGTATCAGCCCCCAGGCTGATATCTAAGCCAGTGGGTAAAAAAGTGTCGAGGGATGACCGCCACAGAAAATATTGAGATGGGATCTGATGGGCATGGATATGATGCATAGGGACCGCCAAGGCATGCATGGTGATGCTGGGATGAGGGGGGCTGGAGACGGTGACGACCTCACCGTGCTGTGCGACTTCGACGGGACCATCTCCCTCATCGACACCGCGGAATACATTCTGGAGCGTCATGCCAGGGGAGATTGGAAGGCCCTCGAGAGGTCCGTAGCCGAGGGGATCATCACCCTAGAGGAGTGCATGAGCATGCAGTTCGACATGATCGCCCTGTCCAGGGACGAGATGCTGGTGGAACTGGATAGAGTGGTCATACCCCGTCCCGGTTTCGAGGAACTAGTGGAGAAGTGCCTTTTCAACAGCGTCACCTTCCGCATAACCAGTGCAGGGATGGACTTCTACATCCGGCATTTCCTGGAGCCCTTCGGATGGAGGGACAGGGTGGAGCTGGTGGCCCCCGAGGTCGTGGACACCGGGAAGGGAGTGAGGTTCCAATTCCCTCCCAAGCTGTTTAGCCAGGCGCATAATTTCAAGGAGGACAACGTGCTCAAAGAGCATGCTGCCGGCAAGCGGGTGGCGTACATCGGCGATGGCACCTCCGACCTGTGGGCGGCCATGGCCGCGGATATGGCCTTCGCGGTCCGCGGCTCGGTGCTGGACCTCCACCTGAACAGGATGGGCAGGGACCACCTGACGTTCACTGACCTGCGCGAGGTGGTCGAGGTACTTTTCTCCGGGCCTCCGCGTCAGCGGGGATGAAAGTCCATGGCACCGGAGTTCATGCAGTAGCGCTTTCCGGTGGGGCGGGGGCCGTCGTCGAACACGTGGCCGAGATGTCCTCCGCAGCGAGCGCATTCCACCGCCGTCCGGACCATTCCGTAGCTGCGGTCGGACCGCTCTGTTACCGCGTTCTTGTCGATGGGAGCGATGAAGCTCGGCCATCCTGTACCGGAGTCGAACTTGTCGTCCGACGAGAACAGGGGGTTGCCGCAGCCCCCACAGACATAGGTCCCCGGCTCATGGTTGTTCCAGTACTGGTTATGGAACGCGGGCTCGGTCCCATCCTGACGTAGAATCCTGTACCGTTCCGGTCCCAGCAGCCTCTTCCATTCCTCCTCAGATTTGACCACCCTCGCGACTGATGTCATGGATCCTCTTCCACTCTCTTTAGAGATTAGTGTACTATTAAAAGGTCAGCTCTGGTCCTCCTGTACTCCTGAGGCTCCTCTCCCAGCATCGTCTTTCACTTCATGGTCGTTACCCTCGATATCAATTATTAGAACGATAGAGGAGGCGTCCTCGGATACAACCTCGACCGTATCTCCTTGACGAAGCTGGGACCCGCCGAAGATCACGGATGCGCTGTACCGGTTCAAGGCATGCGCCGATGCTCCACTCTCATGTCAGGTCAGACGTACCGAAATATATTTTAGTCTGACGATTTTTCACAGCCTCATGGTATCCTCTCAAGTCGAGAAACTGTTCAATTCCATGAAGAATGGCGGGATAATATCCGAGGACAAGGCTGTCAGTGCGGAGAAGGCGACCTCTATGTCCAAGCTGCCTAAGGCCCAATGCATGAACGCCTTGGCAGAGCTGGAGAAGATGGGCGTGGCCAAGAAGCGCAAGAACAACAACGCCGTGGCCTACTATCTTGCTCGGAACAACCTGTGATCATTTTTCCATAGAGAGGCCGATCGTGGCCTCTTCCATCTTTTATTTCCTGTCCCTTTAACTATGGTGCCCATAGCTTCCACGAGCTGCTGGTGCTCCAATTAAAAATGGGGATGAGGGCAAGATAACCCTCAGGTCCCCGGGCGATAGGTCTTCCCGACCTTGAAAGCCTCGGCCACCATCTCTCCCAAGCGGTGATAGGTGGAGCCTACGGAAAG includes the following:
- a CDS encoding PAS domain S-box protein; translation: MVNMNNDRPLTGSEADQHLIGDHIALIYETPEERLSAVTPLIRVGLEKGEICLYISNEEDDTDMVEALKAENIDVDKAIGNGGLILTHKKEMYFKRGYFDPDWTMKVIGNVAELAKSYGFTAMRIISDMTWTQEKVAGVEKWPEYEAKLNVFNPGISLRIICQYDRRIFSPSSLIVALHAHPRVVSEGSINNNMFYVPTDRLLRDDYSELELERMLDSIRLHNSAESDIQNRDQAIDEIRRRLSEENAARKSAEEELDKQQIRFNDLSERSSDWSWEMDENGAYTWSSARVKELLGLLPEDVVGRSPLDLITKESAEHISNILTKTMAAHVPITALEKQAKHPDGRTVYLEMNGMPHFGRDGKFLGYRGIDRDITGRITAKQAIEESHKRVEESLAKVQERDSRIESLEVAISQLKAQQAERDTATQSIKESLRSSQAELTKTSEELGGLRDALQMREEELTEARAAAEAKQAELEEQKASLTLIRQNLEDKDAELITTQSALSEVQKALQGKEGELLTLAASFKSQTLELGGVRESLSGVEEAVAQKAEELITLHQQVEKLNADLQKANESLASRDEELKQVTDLHLKAKEDLDLRTKDLTQTTEELESKSTSLTEALAAVKALKSELSSKEDEAAGLSDEMERKQDELDCACEENARIKEQLEEKSALAADLSAQLEASKAEVVTLTEERQTLQDAKGRLEGENSQLIWAKEQLDDLARVKDREIEELRAQAEREEEERKLKEEQLVSALTEVDGHKGRLGELMKQRTQLTSDQNVNETIIFGLREALSQRESWLAASKAEGEGLATKASAAVAEKNALVQDLNRAQSQVFVLTRELEQRGSDLTLERDQHQLNKEELELRIKELEEVRTEHQLVKEELDKMVQDLAQEKDQHQITAQERDEKEQALTTTTEELEAARSELAQIRELQQRSTEELERKNSELESVSGELSAVKEEFTQLTVRQNATSEDLENKMKELAAVTGEAEGLKAELSQLQERNQLSNGELEAKGVELVATVTTLNEVRTELAQVLEEKSRTTEDLEHRNQELESIRSDLETTRSDLEQLKEQHLTSTEELDSTKNELAQLKEQHLTSTEELDSTKIELAQIKEQYLSTREELDSTKNELAQLNEKYQSTTEELSSTKNELAQLNEKYQSTTEELDTTKNELTQLKEQHIAATGELDTTKNELTQLKEQ
- a CDS encoding MtnX-like HAD-IB family phosphatase — translated: MGMDMMHRDRQGMHGDAGMRGAGDGDDLTVLCDFDGTISLIDTAEYILERHARGDWKALERSVAEGIITLEECMSMQFDMIALSRDEMLVELDRVVIPRPGFEELVEKCLFNSVTFRITSAGMDFYIRHFLEPFGWRDRVELVAPEVVDTGKGVRFQFPPKLFSQAHNFKEDNVLKEHAAGKRVAYIGDGTSDLWAAMAADMAFAVRGSVLDLHLNRMGRDHLTFTDLREVVEVLFSGPPRQRG
- the msrB gene encoding peptide-methionine (R)-S-oxide reductase MsrB produces the protein MTSVARVVKSEEEWKRLLGPERYRILRQDGTEPAFHNQYWNNHEPGTYVCGGCGNPLFSSDDKFDSGTGWPSFIAPIDKNAVTERSDRSYGMVRTAVECARCGGHLGHVFDDGPRPTGKRYCMNSGAMDFHPR